From Candidatus Eisenbacteria bacterium, a single genomic window includes:
- a CDS encoding carboxypeptidase regulatory-like domain-containing protein → MTRHRLMAILPIFSLIAAIGLAPVWGNDLNLNELRYQTPAPTGRIIIKFAEGSGLAVENGLLRPDAPDAPRVAALLRRAAAAFRLERHFSRDAAALDAERRAGQGRVGSRLPNLNRYARLTPLIPSDFSSREALLGILKALWADPAIETAFLEPRAVPAALGFDAFAGTFDAGAAFAGRLQERSPDYTPQQGYLDPAPDGVDAEGVWATAGGRGQSVKVLDIEGAWLWDHEDLPAPFFTAGGAIEDEGWRNHGTAVAGEIRAIGNLYGVTGISHEVQIGGVSIAELGTADAINTAAANLDPGDIFLIELHAPGPNATGQGQFGYVCMEFWQDVFDAILVASANGRICCEAAGNGQQDFDDAVYMGLFDRNVRDSGAIICGASNGGALEPAGFTNYGARVDLHGWGYSVCTTGYGNLQGGDEIEWYTDTFSGTSSASPIVTGSVASLQGMVKAAFGIPLNARLARDILVATGTPQEGTDHIGPRPNLTAAWAEAQNGIGAVAGTVTDAASGLPIPDVTVTALETGAFAVTGAGGVYSLPFQSGTYTLLFTSFFYASATEPVIITTGNTSIVDVALTAAPTIEIGGVVYADDAYTELENVRVTPIGVPLSGAVTGPDGRWSIPGFPEGNAYIFIFDNLPGYGVDAYWVGGPSLDPGLTRSDVEFAVQLPTAAEDFESGGGGFYNESIWEYGTPLAGGPSAGFSGQNCWGVGMTGDYGDDIIGVLESPAYDFSDETELRLSFHYWCETESGFDGANLQILDLGSLEWTTLTPSGGYPSISLSGIGYDPGWSGSTGGWTGAVFDLSAYISDTVKFRIQFGSDGGVNGLGFWIDEIAFDTGDHISGALEGDLSVVAGIIGLAPNPSLGAVQVALAMPSTGSADVAVYDAGGRCLRHLYNGRLPVGTTRLNWDGADHNGRPVSSGVYFIRMETEDQSWARRVVLARRR, encoded by the coding sequence ATGACACGGCATCGCTTGATGGCCATCCTCCCGATCTTCTCTCTCATCGCGGCGATTGGGCTGGCGCCGGTATGGGGGAATGACTTGAATCTCAACGAGTTACGATATCAGACCCCCGCTCCGACCGGCCGCATCATCATTAAATTCGCGGAGGGGTCGGGTTTGGCGGTGGAGAACGGCTTACTGCGACCTGACGCGCCCGATGCCCCTCGGGTCGCCGCACTGCTGCGGCGGGCCGCGGCCGCTTTCCGGCTGGAACGTCATTTCTCCAGGGATGCGGCGGCACTCGATGCCGAACGCCGGGCGGGGCAGGGCCGGGTGGGCAGTCGGCTGCCTAACCTCAACCGGTATGCGCGGTTAACGCCTTTGATCCCTTCGGATTTCTCATCGCGCGAAGCGCTTCTGGGGATTCTCAAGGCGCTCTGGGCCGATCCAGCGATAGAAACAGCCTTTCTGGAGCCGAGAGCCGTTCCGGCGGCCCTTGGCTTTGATGCCTTCGCCGGGACCTTTGATGCCGGAGCGGCCTTCGCGGGGCGGCTCCAGGAACGGAGCCCCGATTACACCCCTCAGCAAGGGTACCTCGATCCGGCCCCCGACGGGGTCGATGCCGAGGGGGTCTGGGCCACGGCCGGCGGGCGGGGTCAATCCGTCAAGGTCCTCGATATCGAGGGGGCCTGGCTTTGGGATCACGAAGATCTCCCCGCGCCCTTCTTCACGGCGGGGGGCGCGATCGAGGACGAAGGCTGGCGCAACCATGGAACCGCTGTGGCGGGGGAGATCCGTGCGATCGGCAATCTTTACGGCGTCACCGGGATCAGCCATGAGGTCCAGATCGGCGGCGTCTCGATCGCCGAACTCGGCACCGCCGATGCGATCAACACCGCGGCGGCCAACCTCGACCCGGGCGACATCTTTCTGATCGAGCTGCATGCCCCCGGTCCCAATGCGACGGGGCAGGGGCAGTTCGGTTATGTCTGCATGGAGTTTTGGCAGGATGTTTTTGACGCGATCCTTGTCGCCTCCGCCAACGGCCGCATCTGCTGCGAGGCGGCGGGGAACGGGCAGCAGGATTTTGACGACGCGGTTTATATGGGGCTCTTCGACCGGAATGTCCGCGACTCGGGCGCCATTATCTGCGGCGCGTCGAACGGCGGCGCCCTCGAACCGGCCGGTTTTACAAATTACGGCGCGCGCGTCGATCTGCACGGCTGGGGTTACAGTGTTTGTACAACCGGATACGGGAATCTTCAGGGCGGGGATGAGATCGAATGGTATACCGATACCTTCAGCGGCACCTCCAGCGCCTCTCCGATCGTCACCGGATCGGTGGCGTCGCTGCAGGGAATGGTAAAGGCGGCCTTCGGGATCCCATTAAATGCGCGACTGGCGCGGGACATTCTCGTGGCGACGGGCACCCCGCAGGAGGGGACGGATCATATCGGGCCCCGGCCGAATCTGACCGCCGCCTGGGCTGAGGCGCAAAATGGTATCGGCGCCGTAGCGGGAACCGTCACCGACGCCGCTTCAGGGCTGCCGATCCCCGATGTGACGGTGACGGCGCTTGAAACCGGGGCCTTCGCCGTGACGGGCGCCGGCGGCGTTTACAGCCTGCCTTTTCAATCGGGTACCTATACATTACTTTTCACCTCGTTCTTCTACGCCTCCGCGACCGAACCGGTCATCATTACCACCGGGAATACGTCGATTGTCGATGTGGCATTGACCGCGGCGCCCACGATCGAGATCGGCGGTGTGGTCTATGCCGACGACGCTTACACAGAGCTTGAGAATGTCCGCGTCACGCCGATCGGCGTTCCGCTAAGCGGCGCCGTTACCGGCCCCGACGGCCGCTGGTCGATTCCCGGCTTTCCCGAGGGCAACGCCTATATCTTTATCTTTGACAATCTGCCGGGGTACGGCGTGGATGCCTACTGGGTCGGCGGTCCGAGCCTGGATCCGGGTTTAACAAGGTCGGATGTCGAGTTCGCCGTGCAGCTCCCGACGGCGGCCGAGGATTTTGAAAGCGGCGGCGGGGGTTTTTACAACGAATCTATCTGGGAGTACGGCACGCCGCTCGCCGGTGGGCCATCCGCCGGATTCAGCGGCCAGAACTGCTGGGGCGTTGGGATGACCGGCGATTATGGGGATGATATCATCGGCGTTCTGGAAAGCCCGGCTTATGATTTTTCGGATGAAACGGAACTGCGCCTGTCATTTCATTATTGGTGTGAAACCGAATCGGGATTCGACGGCGCGAACCTCCAGATCCTGGATCTCGGCTCCCTTGAATGGACCACGCTGACGCCCTCCGGCGGTTACCCCTCCATCTCCCTGAGCGGTATTGGATATGATCCGGGCTGGTCGGGTTCGACCGGCGGGTGGACCGGCGCCGTCTTCGACCTCAGCGCTTACATTTCCGACACTGTTAAATTCCGGATTCAGTTCGGTTCCGACGGCGGTGTGAACGGCCTCGGATTCTGGATCGATGAGATCGCTTTCGATACCGGGGACCATATTTCCGGCGCGCTGGAGGGGGACCTGTCGGTTGTCGCCGGAATCATCGGCCTGGCGCCGAATCCGTCGCTCGGGGCGGTTCAGGTCGCCCTCGCCATGCCCTCCACGGGTTCCGCGGATGTGGCGGTCTATGACGCGGGCGGGCGATGCCTGCGCCACTTGTACAACGGCCGGCTTCCTGTGGGGACGACGCGGCTCAATTGGGACGGCGCCGATCATAACGGCCGCCCTGTTTCCAGCGGCGTCTACTTCATCAGGATGGAAACCGAAGATCAGAGCTGGGCCCGGCGGGTGGTGCTGGCGCGACGGCGGTAA